In Gossypium arboreum isolate Shixiya-1 chromosome 3, ASM2569848v2, whole genome shotgun sequence, the sequence aataattttaagtGTAAAAATGCTTTGTTTTTTTTTACCCACAACAATTTCTTTTAATAagctttgttttaataaaaaattggTATGGAAATTGGTTAATATAACTTTAATATATTGTTGAGACATTTGCTACAGATTTTCAATTCTCGAACATTTTATTTCTTTCACGATTTTAGGTAATTCATGTATTTTTTGTCCTCCTCCTTGtaattttatggttttataatttttatttaatatataataaaatattttacttaaaaataaagtaaattacCCGTTAGTCATTCTAAAATTAGAGTAAGCGACCAACCAATCACTTTAAATTAAGTTATTTCTATTTTGATCACTCAAAAATTTTTTCGTACAAACACATCGTAAGCCTTTCATTATCATTTAACGATAGAGTGAtcaatttgattaatttatttttaaataactaaattaataaaaattaaagtaattaaaataaaaacgactttatttaaaatgattaatCATGTAGTTTACCGTAAAACATATATAACCTTAGTGTTTAAAGTTGAGTGCCAAAATATGTTGCTTGGCCCTTCAATATATGCAAGTATATGGAAGTATGatattgaatttttttctttaaaaaaaggaATTTAGATGCTATTttcttatatttatttcttttctatATGATTGagtgaatttttttatataatgataaatttaggttttaaatttttttgatcccaatttatttatttttattattttggcaatttatttttaaaatttagttaaattatttatttttaaatgggaaaagtaattagaccattgaaattTTAACAATCTTGGTATGACTATTTATGTGGAAATCCAtgtatatttcataaaaaaaattcaacgAAAAAGATTcgaaattttgtttaaaaaattaatGGAAAGGATTGTATAAAACGATTCATACGTCATCATGtcctttccaatagttttatgccacatcgATACTCTTATCTCGAATTTGAGATTTTATCtgaaaaaatcaaatccaaattaaaatactaaaattcaggataaaagtactgatgtggcataaaactattagAAAGGGATACAGATGATGTGGCGTCACCGTTTCATACAATCTTTTCTCTTACTAGTAAAGTACACAAAGAAAGTTGCATTGCCTATTATGCCAATAACAGTAAAATTTTAACAGTTGAGTCAATTTTTCtatctcataaaaaataatttaactaaattttaaatgttaaaatcaaaataaatttttttaaaaaaaagttaaaaccaaaataaaaaaaaaagtgaggAAATTAAACATTTACCCATTTCTTTTGGAAACAACCCATGTAGTTGATGACAAGAAGCGAGAATTAATGGATGATTGGTGAAAGACAGATGTTAAATGGTTTCTAGAAAGGTTATCTATGTTGGAATGTTGATAACATTTGAAGAGTCTCTTGCCATTGACCAAAAAAGGTTGGAGGACTTCTAGATAGCTTGACATTAAGAGGCATAGACTTAGGACCATACACATTTGATTTTTcaacattaatttatttattttcttaatatAGTTAGAGTTGCTTAATCTTTTTACATATGAATGTATGTTCCATTAGTACAGACTTGcacaaaatatatattaattgcttggcttgaaaaataatattatttggtATTATATCATTTCCAACCTAATTTAAAGTTGGAACATAGCATATAATACCATATTCATATGTATGCCTAACTTCGAAGTTGGTGCTTCCATGCTTTTGGTATTTAATATTCTTATGCGACAAAGATATATGTATAATAAGTTAGTTAAAACATAGCATTATACTAATTATAAAAATACGTTATTTTTTAATACGAATTATTACTCTAATAGTTTATCCAGGTAAATGATTTGTATTTAAgttattaattttgatttttgcaaaattttaaatttggattGGTACTCAAATTAATCACGTTATTGGTTCATGATTTAATTGTTGCGATAAGttctataaaataaattattaataaaattataaaataaaatattaaaaattcaattcaatcatttttttgTTTAGTTCGTACTGATTTTTGAGTTCACGATTGAAAATCTCTCACCAAATTAATATCTCAATTGATTCTTAATCTAACCGATCAGCATGATCTAGTTCAAACAAGCTTAGACTTTTTAATAAATCCTACACTTTATCACCCtataaaaaaatatatgatattttaaatacaagtgtaatacattaaaataataatataatacaaTTGAACTTTATCTCAATTGATACTGTTGCTATTGTAACAATGACGAATATATGAATTTGAGTAAAGGGTTGAAAAgagattataaataaaaataggtAGTTATCAAAGGCTAGGCCATAAATTGTTGATCCAATTAGTAcgtttagttttaattaaataaattattaaaatttataaaattttaaaaattataaactttaattcaaccactaatttaatcaaatttaatttaataagtcAATCGATTATTTGTATTGCTTCGATACATAATTCAATATTAATTGATTCTCGTTAACAATCTTTAATTCAGTTACAAAATCATTATGTTGTAGGTATAAAAATTGGATTCAATTCTAAATAAACTCACTCCCCTCTTTCACTTATCCGggagtaaaaattaaaatagatgatTTAAGaattagaaaaattaaaaaaaattggtaaTTAAGAAATAGCCGTCCGAGTTGAAAAAACGAGGCTTTAAAATTTGAAGACAAAAGTTTCCGAAGATTAAACGTGTCATTTCTGTCTCCTTCTAGAAGAAAAAATCAAGATTGAAGGACAAAAACAAATATACTTACAGGATGACGATTTTATCCTCAACCCATCAGCCGATGGAAACAAATTTATCCCGTAATAAAACCATAAAATCAAGGGCAATCTCTTAAAATGAAAGAGAGGGGACCAGCGGGTCGCCCCATTTAGCTAACAAACCCGTAACTACAAAAACCGCCCGCCCTCACCATCTTTATTGTCCCCCTCTTCACTTCTTTAAATCCTGGCTAGCTTATTTTGACTCCCTCCATTTTCTCATTATCAAAATCCAACACAAAAATCTAGCTTAATACAACACTTTAAGATTGTTTCTTATTACCTTAGCTCTGTTTTTAAGCTTCAAAATGGCGGATATGGAGGGAGATTGTAGAGGAGTACCGGAGAAGGAAGTTGATGTTGCTGAAGAGATCAAGGTTAGGGAAGACAATAATACTAGTAATAAGATACTGAATCAGCaggagaaaaagaagaagatgaagaaaaaaaagaatagaaGATCATTGAGTTTGCCGAGATTTGGATGCTTGAGAACGAAATCCCACGAGAACGGAGGTGTCGATATGGAAGTCCAGTTTCCGGGAGAGCGTAACAATCCTACTCATCTAGTTATCATGGTTAATGGCATCATTGGCAGGTTAATCTCGGTTTTAAtcgtttttttattaatattatttatgtgTTCCGAACTGCTTGATTGATTTTTGGATTGGTATCTTTGCAGTGCTCAGAATTGGAGATTTGCAGCGAAGCAGCTTTTAAAGACGTATCCTGAGAATGTTATTGTTCATTGTGAGTACTTCGGTACTCCATTTTTTTTGTATGTATTAACTGTGATTATGCTAAATGCTAATTAGTTTCAAGTTAATGATTTACTCATCTCACCCTTCTCTTCTTACAAAGTTATTTTTTTGAACTGTTTCATAATTAATCTCTAATATAATTTCATAAGTAGTCTGCTAAGTAATTTGGAGTCTTATACTCCAATGCTGTTGAATTAATTTAACCTGGGTTAGACTTTAGATCTATCCGAAGTTATAAGTAGATAAGTCTCACCAATGACTGATCCAGGATTCAAATTTTGATTGTTATTCATCAAATTGtgtttttttcttatttaatattttgcTGGATTGTTACCATCCTAATTAATTGGTGAAGAGAACGCAAGACCCATTCACTAAATGAATATTCGTGATAATGAGTTAATGATATTGTTGATGAATTTCATGGTGAAATAAGTACTGAATGGTTAATGACTTCATGCGCAATGCAGGCAGTGAGCGCAATTCTTCAACGTTGACATTTGATGGTGTCGATGTAATGGGCGACAGATTAGCAGAGGAGGTATGTGTGCTATCAATTTTATTTGTCTTCAATAAGGTTCATTATTCATGATTGCAACTCAGATTATTTTCCAATTTTGCTAACTGCCGTTTACCGTTGATATGTTATTGTTCTGTAGTTTGATACTCTGTACTtccatttttaccatttataatatatatatatatttgacagaaatcatttatattaatttaagttTACCTTTTTCAGGTTAAACTTGTCATAAGCTGTCACCCAAGTGTTCAGAAGATTTCTTTCGTTGGTCATTCATTAGGTGGCCTTGTAGCAAGGTATGCCATTGCGCGGCTTTATGAACAAGACCTAACTCAAGAAACTTCTCAAACAAATGGAGATTGTGGAACTGACCATTTGGGAGATAAAGATTTATGCCCTGAAGGGCAATTAAAAGGCAAAATTGCTGGACTAGAGCCCATGAATTTCATTACATTTGCAAGTCCACACCTTGGGTCTCTGTGGCATAAACAGGTAGTTCATTCATGCTCCAAGAATTATTGGATAGATTTCTTTCCCTCACTATTCGAGTATGAAATGCACTTTTGAAGTTTAGTCTTCAATTAAGTTCTGATTGAGACTACTGATTCATCTTCTCTGCAGGTATGCAATAGAATGCAATTGAGTGATAACGTTGAACAATGAAGTCTTTGACCATTGAGTATGGGTTAACACTTTTTACATGCAGATTGGTAATAGTATTCTTGTCATGGCTTTGCATTATTCAGGTTCCATTGTTCCGTGGCTCCCGTGCACTTGAAAAGTTTGCTGCTCGAATATCGTGGTTGCTTGGTAGAACTGGAAAACATTTGTTTTTGACCGA encodes:
- the LOC108474873 gene encoding putative lipase YDL109C is translated as MADMEGDCRGVPEKEVDVAEEIKVREDNNTSNKILNQQEKKKKMKKKKNRRSLSLPRFGCLRTKSHENGGVDMEVQFPGERNNPTHLVIMVNGIIGSAQNWRFAAKQLLKTYPENVIVHCSERNSSTLTFDGVDVMGDRLAEEVKLVISCHPSVQKISFVGHSLGGLVARYAIARLYEQDLTQETSQTNGDCGTDHLGDKDLCPEGQLKGKIAGLEPMNFITFASPHLGSLWHKQVPLFRGSRALEKFAARISWLLGRTGKHLFLTDGKDGKPPLLLRMVNDCEDLKFISALGSFRRRVAYANASFDHIVGWSTSSLRRRNELPKIKHLPRSDRYPHVINVEPAKTATLDETPIEAKINGDEKINMEEEMIRGLTKLSWERVDVYFKGSRQRILAHSTIQVKSYWVNSDGADVVQHMIDNFLL